A section of the Acidobacterium capsulatum ATCC 51196 genome encodes:
- a CDS encoding FAD-dependent oxidoreductase: MKTVFVVGAGPAGIFAARKIALAGHRAVLFNRDIKPGGLAEYGIYPLKDKMKFGLRKQFAQALALPNVSYFGNIKIGNGCDLTLADLDAMHPSAILYTCGAQGAHRLGLPGEDAKGVYAAKDFVYHYNQLPPYASADFSTGRRIAVIGIGNVAIDIARWLLLDSPSRLAEEVIILARRGPHEIKFDKKEIDHVIHHVDRAALLAELARVESRCAAAGEEVSAAAIFAEHFPALSAEDFTSIPPRLSFRFLSSPTAILPGPDGRIAQLEVGDNDLVLRPDGSTKPVPNGQKSLLDVDTLIFAIGDKHDEQLGLPIGPNGYAVQLNPDHPDEPVFQVWDPVLSQPLAGRFVAGWARRASTGLVGIARHDGEVGAQAALDYLATLPEADAPNPESSPESILSLLESRGLRPVTKDDLTLLAAAEQQEAVKRNLSDYKFSDNESMFAAIEREKAAVTSSGD, encoded by the coding sequence ATGAAAACTGTCTTTGTCGTTGGAGCCGGCCCTGCCGGCATCTTTGCCGCTCGCAAAATCGCGCTCGCCGGCCATCGCGCCGTGCTCTTCAACCGCGACATCAAGCCCGGCGGTCTCGCCGAATACGGCATCTATCCGCTCAAAGACAAAATGAAGTTCGGCCTTCGCAAGCAATTCGCCCAGGCCCTGGCGCTGCCCAACGTCTCCTACTTCGGCAACATAAAAATCGGCAACGGATGCGACCTCACCCTCGCCGATCTTGACGCCATGCACCCCTCGGCCATCCTCTACACCTGCGGAGCGCAGGGCGCGCACCGCCTCGGCCTCCCCGGCGAAGACGCCAAAGGCGTTTACGCCGCCAAGGACTTCGTCTACCACTACAACCAGCTTCCGCCCTACGCCTCCGCCGACTTCTCCACCGGCCGCCGCATCGCCGTCATCGGCATCGGCAACGTGGCCATCGACATCGCCCGCTGGCTCCTGCTCGACAGCCCCTCACGCCTCGCCGAAGAGGTCATCATCCTCGCGCGCCGCGGCCCGCATGAGATCAAGTTCGACAAAAAAGAGATCGATCACGTCATCCATCACGTGGATCGCGCCGCGCTCCTCGCCGAACTCGCCCGCGTCGAGAGCCGCTGCGCCGCCGCTGGCGAAGAAGTTTCCGCCGCTGCCATCTTTGCCGAGCACTTTCCCGCGCTCAGCGCCGAGGACTTCACCTCCATTCCGCCGCGCCTCTCTTTCCGCTTTCTCTCTTCGCCCACTGCCATTCTGCCCGGCCCCGATGGCCGCATCGCGCAGCTCGAGGTCGGCGACAACGATCTCGTCCTGCGCCCCGACGGCAGCACCAAACCCGTCCCCAACGGTCAAAAGTCTCTTCTCGATGTGGATACGCTCATCTTTGCCATCGGCGACAAGCATGACGAGCAGCTCGGCCTGCCCATCGGCCCCAACGGATACGCCGTGCAGCTCAACCCCGACCATCCCGACGAGCCTGTCTTTCAGGTCTGGGACCCCGTGCTCTCGCAGCCGCTCGCCGGCCGCTTCGTCGCCGGCTGGGCTCGCCGCGCCTCTACCGGACTCGTCGGCATCGCGCGCCACGACGGCGAAGTCGGTGCGCAGGCCGCGCTCGACTACCTTGCGACGCTGCCCGAAGCAGACGCTCCCAACCCCGAATCCAGCCCCGAGTCCATCCTCTCCCTGCTCGAGTCCCGTGGCCTTCGCCCCGTCACCAAAGACGATCTCACCCTGCTCGCCGCCGCCGAACAGCAGGAAGCTGTAAAAAGAAACCTTAGCGATTACAAATTCAGCGACAACGAATCCATGTTCGCCGCCATCGAGCGCGAAAAAGCCGCCGTCACCTCTTCAGGAGACTGA
- a CDS encoding IS481-like element ISAcp2 family transposase yields MDIHQNARLTPYSREQLARKVICTGCTLKLAAASFNVSAKTAGKWVRRYRAEGSDGLRDRSSRPHRSPRRLPEALRLSVIELRRGYMPGYQIARRSAVSVSSVSRILRRARLSRWRDLNPPPPVVRYEHAAPGDLLHLDIKGMTRFGEVSLRGDGRLRGKKEHPGFLALHVAVDDHSRMVFAQMLADQKAETTIGFLHAAVEFFASHGIGIRALLTDNGSSYRSRQFRQACQQMAIKHSRTRPYTPRTNGKAERFIQTAMREWAYAKHWTDSSQRDQHLQSWIHYYNHERPHGSLNYKPPSSRSQEGTTS; encoded by the coding sequence ATGGACATTCACCAGAATGCTCGTCTAACGCCTTACAGTCGAGAGCAGTTGGCGAGAAAAGTTATTTGTACCGGGTGCACGTTGAAGCTGGCCGCGGCCAGCTTCAACGTGAGCGCAAAGACGGCCGGCAAATGGGTGCGCCGGTATCGCGCCGAGGGTTCGGATGGCTTGCGGGACCGCAGCTCGCGTCCGCATCGCAGCCCGCGGCGCTTGCCGGAGGCGTTGCGGCTGAGTGTGATTGAGCTACGGCGGGGTTACATGCCGGGGTATCAGATCGCCCGGCGCAGCGCTGTGAGCGTGTCTTCGGTGAGCCGTATTTTGCGGCGCGCGCGGCTGAGCCGATGGCGCGATCTGAACCCGCCTCCGCCGGTGGTTCGCTATGAGCATGCCGCTCCAGGCGACTTGCTGCATCTGGACATCAAAGGCATGACGCGCTTCGGCGAGGTCTCGCTGCGCGGCGACGGCAGGCTGCGGGGCAAGAAGGAACACCCGGGCTTTTTGGCTCTGCATGTGGCCGTCGACGATCACTCGCGCATGGTCTTCGCCCAGATGCTGGCCGATCAGAAGGCGGAAACCACGATCGGTTTTCTGCACGCGGCGGTTGAGTTTTTCGCCAGCCATGGTATCGGCATCCGCGCGCTGCTGACCGACAACGGCAGCAGCTACCGCTCTCGCCAGTTCCGTCAGGCTTGCCAGCAGATGGCCATCAAACACAGCCGCACTCGGCCCTATACCCCCAGAACCAACGGCAAGGCCGAGCGCTTCATCCAGACAGCCATGCGCGAATGGGCTTACGCCAAACACTGGACCGACTCCAGCCAGAGAGATCAACACTTGCAGTCCTGGATCCACTACTACAACCACGAAAGACCTCATGGTAGCCTCAACTACAAACCGCCAAGCAGCCGATCCCAAGAAGGAACAACCTCTTGA
- the dnaB gene encoding replicative DNA helicase has translation MSVSPEVDFVGGLPASLDAERTILGAVLLDNNAYNEAAEKISADDFAQSAHQRIFARMAELIDSGRPVDIVTLAEELARRKEIETIGGVAYIASLTEGLPRSLAIDEYVRIVKDKSLLRQIITISSNAITRAADQSEDALDVLNAAEGALLQVTERSISQGFASIPEIVRDSFGTIDNLYKEGREVTGLATHFEEFDKMTSGLQDSELIIIAARPSMGKTAWAINIAQNAAVKGGKVVAVFSLEMSKESLLRRMLASEAMVDSQKIQKGFLLREDQEKLTMALERLAESRMFIDDTPGISLSEMRAKARRLRQQQGTLDLIVIDYLQLMTGTPPGGSGAKRYENRTQEVSAISRGLKALAKELKVPVIALSQLSRASEQRGGDKKPMLSDLRESGSIEQDADVVAFIHREAYYNRDENGQPDPETEGKAEIIIAKQRNGPTGSVQLAYLSKCTRFDNLAYGDAGEYH, from the coding sequence ATGTCCGTATCCCCTGAAGTCGATTTCGTCGGCGGCCTGCCCGCCTCGCTTGACGCCGAGCGCACCATCCTCGGCGCGGTCCTGCTCGACAACAATGCCTACAACGAGGCGGCCGAGAAGATCAGCGCCGATGACTTCGCCCAGAGCGCCCACCAGCGCATCTTCGCGCGCATGGCCGAGCTCATTGACAGCGGCCGCCCCGTCGACATCGTCACCCTGGCCGAAGAGCTGGCCCGCCGCAAAGAGATCGAAACCATCGGCGGCGTCGCCTACATCGCCTCGCTCACCGAGGGCCTGCCGCGCTCGCTCGCCATTGACGAGTACGTCCGCATCGTCAAAGACAAGTCGCTCCTGCGGCAGATCATCACCATCAGCTCCAACGCCATTACCCGCGCCGCCGACCAGTCCGAGGACGCGCTCGATGTGCTCAACGCCGCCGAAGGCGCGCTGCTCCAGGTCACCGAGCGCAGCATCTCGCAGGGCTTCGCCAGCATTCCTGAAATCGTCCGCGACTCCTTCGGCACCATCGACAATCTCTACAAAGAGGGCCGCGAAGTCACCGGCCTCGCGACGCATTTTGAAGAATTCGACAAGATGACCTCCGGCCTTCAGGACTCCGAGCTCATCATCATCGCCGCCCGCCCCTCCATGGGCAAAACCGCCTGGGCCATCAACATCGCGCAAAATGCCGCCGTCAAAGGCGGCAAGGTTGTCGCCGTCTTCTCGCTTGAAATGTCGAAGGAGTCGCTCCTTCGACGCATGCTCGCCTCCGAGGCCATGGTTGATTCGCAAAAGATCCAGAAGGGCTTCCTCCTCCGCGAAGATCAGGAAAAGCTCACCATGGCCCTCGAGCGCCTCGCCGAGTCGCGCATGTTCATAGATGACACGCCCGGCATCTCGCTCTCTGAAATGCGCGCCAAGGCCCGCCGCCTGCGCCAGCAGCAGGGCACGCTCGACCTCATCGTCATCGACTACCTGCAGCTCATGACCGGCACACCCCCCGGCGGCAGCGGAGCCAAGCGCTACGAAAACCGCACGCAAGAGGTCTCGGCCATCTCGCGCGGCCTCAAGGCGCTCGCCAAAGAACTCAAAGTCCCCGTCATCGCGCTCTCCCAGCTCTCGCGTGCCTCTGAGCAGCGCGGCGGCGACAAAAAGCCCATGCTCTCTGACCTGCGCGAATCCGGCTCCATCGAGCAGGATGCCGACGTCGTCGCCTTCATCCACCGCGAGGCCTACTACAACCGCGACGAAAACGGCCAGCCCGACCCCGAAACCGAGGGCAAGGCCGAAATCATCATCGCCAAGCAGCGCAACGGCCCCACCGGCTCCGTCCAGTTGGCCTACCTGTCCAAGTGCACCCGCTTCGACAATCTGGCCTACGGCGACGCCGGCGAATACCACTAG